Below is a genomic region from bacterium.
CACGTCCGCTTCGAACTCGATGTAGTCGCCCGGCTTCGACAACGGCGCGCGCACCTCGATGCGCCCGTCCGCCGAGATTTCCGTGTTCATGAATACGTTGAAGGGATCCGGAATCAAGTATTCCGGGACGCCGTGCGGCTCGAGGACGTCCGAGAGAATGGCCAGACAGCTGGGGTGATCCGTGACGCCGAAGCGGATCGGATAGTCGTAGGGGCTGCAGGCGGATGACTGCAGGTCGTGGCGCCCGACGGTGTCGGCCACGATCGTGAGCAGCGGGCGGCACTTGGTGCTGTAGAGCCGGTGGCCGGTCGTGAGCAGCCACGTGTTGTTGAGCTTCCGGGTGTTGCCCTGGGACAGGCGCTCGGTCGGATCGTCTTTCGAGAAGACGACGAGGTCGCTGACCTGCCGGCCTTCGAGGTCGGTGATGCGGAACCGCCCGCCGCGCCGCACGAAGAACGCCGCGCCGCCGCGCGGCGGAACCACCTGCCGGCTCTCCGCGCGCCGCTCCGTCACGACACCCCGGCGGCGGCCTCCACGTCCGCGTACAGCACGGCGTCCGGGTGGCGGCGCAGCACCGACGCCGGGCACCCCGGCGAGATCGGGCCGCGCAGCATCTCTCTGACGGCCGCGCGTTTGGACGGCCCCGGCACGACGCAGGCGATCGCCGCGGCCCGCATGATCGCCGGCACGGTCAGGGTGAGCGCCTGCGCCGGGACCGCGTCCGGCGTTTCGAAGCAGCCGTCGGTCACCTGCTGCCGCCGCGACCGGTCGTTCAGCGCCACGACGCGCAGGAGACGGGGGTCGTCGAAGTCGGTGTCGCCGGGCTCGTTGAACGCGATGTGGCCGTTCTCGCCGACGCCGATGCAGGCGAGGTCGATCGGGCCGGCTCGCAGCAGACCGGTGTAGCGCGCGGCCTCCGCCGGCGGGTCGGGGGCGTTTCCGTCGATGAAATGCACGGCGCCGGGATGCACGCGGTCGAAGATCCGCTCGCGCAGAAACTGCCCGAACGCCTGCGGCGCCCGGGCCGGGAAGCCCAGGTATTCGTCGACGTGGAACGCCGTGACCCGACCCCAGTCGATGCCCGGCGTTTCGGAGAGCGCGCGCAGAAATTCGATCTGCGACGGGGCGGACGCGAAGAGGGCGCGCGCCCCGCCGCGTTCGTCGAGCGCGGCGCGCAGCCGGGCCGCGGCGCGGGCGGCGGCCGCCCGTCCCATCTCGCCGCGCGTCGCGTGCACTTCCACAGCCAGCCGGTCCACGCGCAGGGTGCGCACGGCGGTCACGGCGCGGTCGCGCCGCGGAGTCCTTCGAGAACATCCACGGCGGCGTTCAGGGTCGCATCGATGTCACGGACACAAGAGTCGCCTCCTCCGCCGCGTTGCGGCTTCGGCGATGTCGAACTCGTTCCTCCGCCGAACGGCGCGCCACAGGGTTTTGGCCGGTCGGTGGAACAAGAGGGAGGCATGAGCCCAGCTTGCGCCGGCCCCGTCCGCGGCCCGGACTGGCTGCCGATCGTCCTCGTCCCCGGCCTGCTCTGTACGCCGCGGCTGTACGCCGATCAGCTGACGGCGCTCTGGCGCTTCGGCCAGGTGACCGTCGCCGACCATGCGCGCGACGACAGTGTTGCCGGCATCGCGCGCCGGCTCCTCGCCGCCGCGCCCCCGCGGTTCGCGCTCGTGGGCCTGTCCATGGGCGGCTACACGGCGTTCGAGGTGATGCGGCAGGAGCCGGACCGCGTCGTGCGGCTGGCGCTCCTCGACACGGCGGCCCGCGCGGACACGCCGGAGCAGAGCGAACGCCGCCGCGGCCTGATGGCGCTGGCCCGGGACGGGCGCTTCGCCGAAGTGCTGGAGCCGCTGTTCCTCTCGTGGGTCCACCGGGATCACCGCGCCGACGACGGCCTCCGCCGGATCGTGCGCCGGATGGCGGAGGACACCGGTCCCGACGCTTTCATCCGGCAGCAGACGGCGATCATGTCGCGTCCCGACTCACGCCCCGGCCTCGGCGCGATTCGCTGTCCGACCCTGGTGCTCGTCGGCGACGGAGATGAGTCGACGCCGCCTGACCGCGCGGTCGAGATCGCCGAGGGGATACCGGGCTCCCGGCTCGTGACGATCCCGGAGGCCGGTCATTTGACTACGCTGGAGCAGCCCGGGCGCGTCAACCAGGCGCTGCTCGGCTGGCTGCAATCCTGACGGGAGGCCAAGACTCAATGACCGGGATCGAACGGATCAGCCTCGAGGGGGTGCTGCCGCCGCCCGTCAGCCACTACTGCGACGCCGTGCGCGCGGGCGACATCGTTTACATCTCCGGGATGGTGGCGATGGATCGGGACGCCCGCGTGGTCGGCGCGGGCGACGCGGCCCGGCAGACGGAACAGATCTTCGAGAACATCGCGAAGGTGCTGGCGCGCGTCGGGGCCGACGCGTCGCGGATCACGAGCGTGCTGATCCATCTCACCAACATGGCGGACCGGACCCGGATCAACCCGGTGCGGATCCGGTTCTTCGGCGAGCACCGGCCGGCCAGCACGCTGGTTCAGGTTGGGGCGCTGATTCATCCCGACCTGCTGGTCGAGGTCACCTGCACGGCCTACCTTGGTCCGTAGGCCGAGGGAACCCCGCGCGCGCCCCGGCGCGTACCAACTCCCCGGACGGCAGGACGATGCTGTTGATCGCCGTGGACGGCCGCCAGCGACACCTCAGCGTCGGGCTGACGCAGCCGCAACTCGCCGGCTACATGCGGTGGCTGGGAGCGTACCAGGCGATGGAGTTCGACAGCGGGGGGTCGGTGACGATGGCTCTGCGCCTGCCGTGGCGTTCCGCGCCGGCCGTCGTGAATTCGCCGTCGGACGGCCACGAGCGTCCGGTGGCAAACGCCCTGCTGATCTTCAGCATGCCGGCGGCGAACTCGCGCTAGGGCTACCTCGACCGCACCGTCCGCCGCCCCGCGCCGCCTCCCGCGCCGCGCGCGGGCAGGCGCCGTTTGGCAGCCTTCGGCGGGATCGAGCGCGCGTAGTCGAGCGACCGCCGGATCCAGGGCGCAAGGGATTTGGGCCGCGTCAACAGGGCGGGAGGGGCGGTCACGTACTCGCGCATCGCGCGGCCGGGCATGGGCTCGAAGTGCGACGCTCCGTCGAGTTTCAGAAACACGGCGCGATCCTCGTCCCCGAGACGCAGCACCAGCGACTCTTGGAACAGCGACATGAACAGGTTCCCCGCGACGAACGCCGCAGGATAGCCGAACATCTTCCGGCGCTCGACGTCCGGGTCGCCCGGCACCATCGTGTTGAACGTTCGCACCAACGCCTCCGGCGATTTCTTCCATTTCATCGCCACCGCCGCCACCTCCGTTCTGTCCGTGCCGCGCCTTCCACTATAATGAACCTATCTCAACGGACAGGGAGGTCGCCGGGATGCCCGCGGTTCGACGCGCCGATGTGGTGTGGCAGGGGGATCTGTTCTCCGGATCCGGTGCAGTGTCCGCCGGATCGAGCGGAGTCTTCAAGGAGCTGCCGGTGAGCTGGGCCTCGCGGACCGAGGCGCCGGGCGGCCGCACCAGCCCCGAAGAGTTGCTCGCGGCGGCCCACGCCGGCTGCTTTGCGATGGCCCTGTCGTTTGGGCTGGCGAACGCGAAGACCCCGCCCACCCGGCTCGAAGTGAGCGCGTCGGTCACGTTCGACCGGGTCGGCGAGGGCTTCAAGGTCGTCTCGAGCGCGCTCACCGTGCGGGGACGAGTGTCCGGTCTGGATCAGGAGGGCTTTCGCAAGGCGGCGGAGGCGGCCAAGGACGGCTGCCCGATCTCGCAGGCGCTCAAGGGTAACGTGCAGTTGAGCGTCCAGGCCACGCTCGAGAAGTAGGAGCCGCCCTGGACCTGCCCGCGCGGGTCGGGATTGCGGGCTTCGGCGCGATCGGCCGCGCCGTCGCGGGGGGTCTCGACCGCGGCGTGCCGGGCGCGACCCTCGCCGCGGTCACGAGCCGCGATCTCGAGAAAACGCGCGACGCGGCGCAGGCGTTCTTGCGGCGCGTTCCGCCTGTGGTGCCGCTCGACGAGCTCGTCCGGCGTTCAGGCGTGATCGTGGAGGCGGCGCCGGCCGCGGCGTTCGACGAGATCGCCACCGCCGCGCTCGGCGCGGGGAAGGTCCTGCTCGTCGCGAGCGTCGGCGCCCTCGTGGCGGACCACGAACGTTACGCCGGCCTGGCGCGCCGCGGCGGCGGCACGCTCCACGTGGTGTCCGGCGCGATCGGCGGGCTCGACGCGATCTCGGCCGCGGCGGTGGGCTCCGTCGAGTCGGTCACGATGACGACCCGGAAGCCGCCCCGGGGCCTCGCCGGGGCGCCGTATCTCGAGGCGCACGGCATCGACGTCGCCGCGCTGACCGAGCCGCGGGTCGTCTTCGAGGGGAGCGCGCGCGAGGCGTGCCGTGGCTTTCCGGCCAACGTCAACGTGTCCGCCGCGGTGAGCCTGGCCGGCATCGGACCGGACAGGACGCGGGTGCGGATTATCGCGGATCCGTCGCTCGATCGCAACACGCACGACGTGGAGGTCGCGGGCGACTTCGGGCGCTTCACCGTCCATATCGAGAACCGCCCGAGCGCGAACCCGCGCACGGGCGTGCTGACCGCGATGTCGATCCTGGCGACGATCCGCAAGCTCACGTCTCCGTTCCGGGTCGGATCGTAACGCGGCGTGCACGTCGCGCCGGTGGCAGCAGGCCGTGACGCGGTGCTAAGGGGCGATGAGGATGCCGGTATTGGGAGACAGAGACCGCCAGGCACTGTCGGAGCTCTTCGCGAAGCAGCTGACGGGTTCGATCACGGTCGATCTATTTACGCAGCGTACCTCCCCGATTGTCCTGCCGTCCTCCGTACAGCCGTCTTACGACTGCCAGACTTGCCGTGAGACCGAGGAACTGATGCGCGAGGTGGCGGCCCTCTCGGACCGCGTCACCCTCCAAGTGCACGATTTCGTGGCCGAGGGGGAGACGGCGCGGCGCGCCGGCGTGGACCGGATTCCTGCGCTCGTGTTCCGCGGGAAGAACAAGGGGACGATGCGGTATTTCGGGGCGCCGGCCGGCTACGAGTTCGCCGTGCTGGTGGCGGGCCTGCTCGAGGCGGCCAGCGGCGCCACGTCGCTCGCGCAGGCGACCCGCGAACAGGCCGCCGCTCTATCGTCGCCGGTCCACATCAAGGTGCTCGTCACGCCGACCTGACCGCACTGTCCGGGTGCGGCCAGGCTGGCCCACGAGCTCGCGATCGAAAGCCCGCACGTGACCGCCGACGTGATCGAGGTTGCCGAATTTCCGGACGTGGCCCAGCGATACCAGGTGTACGGTGTTCCCAAGACGATCATCAACGAACAGGTGAACATCGAAGGCGCCGTGCCCGAGGCGCGGTTCCTGAGCCTCGTGCTCGATGCCGTCGGCCCGGGCACCCCGCCGGCCGCCCCGCGCCCGTAGCGGCGGGCTAGCACGCGATCGTCAGTACCGCGGTGCCCTTGACGCGACCGTGCCGCAGCGCGTCGAGCGCTTCGTTGGCGTCCTCGAGCGAAAACGTGTGAATATCGGCGCGGACCGGCACCCGCGGGGCGAGGTCGAGGAACTCGAGGCCGTCCTGCCGCGTCAGGTTCGCGACGGAGCGCACGACGCGCTCCTCCCACAGGAGGTCGTACGGAAACGCCGGGATGTCGCTCATGTGAATTCCGGCGCACACGACGCTCCCGCCCTTCGCGACGGCGCGCAGCGCCGCGGGCACGAGCGGCCCCACCGGCGCGAAGATGATCGCCGCGTCGAGCGGCTCCGGCGGCGCCTCCAGCGAGCCGCCGGCCCACGTGGCGCCGAGGCTCCGCGCGAACTGCTGCGCCGCCGCATCACCGGGGCTCGTGAACGCGTACACCCGCCGGTTCTGCCACCGGGCCACCTGGATGATCATGTGCGCGGCCGATCCGAAGCCGTAGAGGCCGAGGCGCTTCGCCCCGTCCGTCATCCGCAGCGCCCGGTACCCGATCAGCCCTCCGCACAGAAGCGGCGCCGCCGCGAGGTCGGGGTATCCGGCGGGGATAGGGAAGCAGTAACGGTGGTCGGCGGCCGTGTACTCCGCGTATCCCCCGTCGATCTGGTAGCCGGTGAACCGGGCGTTGTCGCAGAGATTCTCGCGGCCGCCGCGGCAGTAGGCACAGGTGCCGTCCGTCCATCCCAGCCACGGCACGCCAACGCGGTCGCCGGCCCTGAAAGGCGCGGCCTCGGCGCCGGCGCTGACGACCGTGCCGACGATTTGATGGCCGAGGATCAGCGGCAGCTTGGGGCGGGGGAGTTCGCCGTCGAGGATGTGCAGGTCGGTTCGGCACACGGCGCAGGCATGGACGCGGAGCAGTACCTGCGAGGCGGATGGCTCCGGCGGCGGGACGTCTGCCGGCCGCAGCCGAGTCTTCGGGGCATCGAGCAGCATGGCGCGCATCGGCCTGCCTCTATCGTGCGTGGGCGCTGGGCGGAAACACGGGGGGCAAAAACTCCGGGCGCTTCGGCCGCGCCGTGGATCCCGGCGGACCAAAACGCCCGGATAACTGCGGGTGCTTAGCGGCCCGCGCGCTTCGCCTTGACCGCTGTCAGCGAGACGATACGGCCGCGGCCGGTCGTCCCGTAGGACCGTCCGCTCGCGGTCCGTCCGGTGCTGCTTCCGTAATGCTGCCGAGCGCACTCGGTCGAGCAAAACTCATCGCGGTGCTGGATCGCGACGGGTGGAAGCGGCATTCCGCAGGCTTTGCAGCGATTCGACATAAGGTCACGCTCCATGTGCTGGTTCAAATTGGGAGAGCAACCGGTTGTCCGGCTGCTCTCCCGTGATTCTTGTCGGCGTCTGAAGACAGCGTTCTCGGTTAGTTAGCCGATGACGCGGACGTTGCTCGCTTGGGGGCCCTTCTGCCCCTGCGTGGCCTCGTACTCGACCTTTTGACCCTCGGTGAGGGTCTTGTAGCCGTCGGCCTGGATCGCGCTGAAATGCACGAACAGATCCTTGGCGCCGTTCTCGGGGGTAATAAATCCATACCCCTTCTCAGCATTGAACCATTTGACCGTGCCCGTTGCCATCCTGCACCTGCCTTGTACATCGTGCTACCAACCGACTTTGCAGTCTGCTGATGCGTCCATCATTATGACAGGTTTGAGGCCGCTTCGCAACGCGGATTCCGGCCTCCACACGCTCTCCACATCGCCTCCATGCGCGCTCCATGGCCCCGCCGCAGAGTGAAGACGAAGACAAACGACATGGAGGGTCGATCGATGCGAATCGTCGTTGGTGTGCTGCTCGTCCTCGCCGTCGCGGCGGCCGTGTTCGGGATCTACGGCTACTCGTACCACCTCGGTTTCGCGCAGGGCGCGGCCCAGAGCGGCCAGACGCCGGCACCGGGCGCGCCGTATCCGATGCATCCATACGGGTACGGCTGGTACGGACCGTACGGCTACGGTTTTCACCCGTTCGGTTTCTTCGGGTTCCTGTTCCCGCTGCTCTGGATCGCGCTCCTCGTGGTGCTGTTCCGCGCGCTCTGGCGGCGCGGGAGGTGTGGGCGCGGTCCGTGGGGCCCCGGTTCGAGCGGCGAAGGGGGCCCTCGCTGGCTCGAAGAATGGCACCGGCGTCAGCACGAGCCGAAGAGCCAGTCGAGCACGGTGTGAGCCCGCGCGGGCGGGCGCGCTAGCCAACCGGCGCCGCGTCCGCCCGCGTGTCCGCTTCCCGACTCCGATGCCAAAGATCCTCGTCGTCGACGATGAGCCGAAGATCGTCAAGATCGCGCGGGACTACCTCGAGCGCGCGGGTTTTCGCGTGGTGACCGCCTCCGACGGGCCCGCGGTGCTCCCGGCGGTCCGCGCCGAGAAGCCCGACCTCGTCGTCCTCGATCTCGCGCTGCCCGGGCAGGACGGACTCGACGTGACGCGGGCGCTCCGCCGCGAGTCGGACGTGCCGGTGATCATGCTGACCGCGCGCGCCGACGAAGCGGACCGGCTCATCGGACTCGAGCTCGGCGCCGACGACTACATCGTCAAGCCGTTCAGCCCGAAGGAGCTGGTCGCGCGGGTGCGCGCCGTGCTCCGCCGGTGGGACGGCGCCCGCGGCGGGCCCGCGGCGATCCGCGCCGGCGATCTCGTGCTCGACGTCGCGAAGATGGAGGCGACGCTCGCCGGCCGTGTGCTCGCGCTGACCCCCACGGAGTTTCAGCTCCTCGCGTACCTCGCGCGTCAGCCCGGCCGCGTTTTCACCCGCGGTCAGATGCTGGAAGCTGTCCGGGGCTTTGCGGTCGAGTCGTACGAGCGGGCGATCGACTCGCACGTCAAGAACATCCGCCGCAAAGTCGAAGCCGATCCGCACCGTCCCCGGTACGTCCTGACCGTTCCGGGCATCGGATACAAGTTCGCGGACCTGTGATGCGGCGCGGCTGTCCCGACCCGTCGTTCGGCTGGAGGCGCCCCTACCACGGCGGCCGGCCGCCGTGGTGGCCGGAAGGAGAGCCCTGGCCGCCAAGCGGCCGTCCCGCGACCGAGGCGTGGCGGCGGATGCGGGCGCGATTCCTCCGCCGCGCCGTCCTGTTCATCGCCGCGGTCGTCGTGTTTGCGACGGCCCTTTCGTTCTTCGTCCAGTGGACGATGCACGCCGCGTTGCATCTCGGGCCCGCGATGCCGGGAGGTCCGCCCGGGTGGATGTTTGTCCGCCCGCTGTTCGTCGCGCTCGTCATCTTCGTCCTCGCGGTGGCCTTCGGGGGACCCCGCGCCGTGCGCCGCATGGCGGGTCCGATCGAGGACGTGCTGGCGGCGTTCGGCCGCGCGGCGGACGGCGACTTCGCGGCCCGCGTGGCGGAGCAGGGTCCGCCCGAAGCCCGGATCCTCGCGCATGCTTTTAATTCAATGGCGGAGCGTCTGCAGCGGGAGGACGAACAGCGCCGCGACCTGCTGACCGACATCTCGCACGAGCTGCGCACGCCGCTCGCGGTCCTGCAGGGGACCCTCGAGGGCATGCTCGACGGCGTCTACCCGCGCGACAACGAACACCTCGCGATGAGCCTCGAGGAGACGCGGACGCTGGCGCGCCTCATCGAGGACCTGCGCGCCCTCGCCACCGCGGAGCGCGCGGCGCTTCAATTGACCAGGGCCCCTCTCGATCTCCGGGACCCCGCCCGGGACGCGGTCGCGTCGTTCGGCGACCAGGCGGCCGCGGACGGCGTGGCGCTGGCGCTCGCGGACGAAGCGGGACCGCCGCCGGTTGTCGACGCGGATGCCGAGCGCATCCGGCAGGTCTTGAACAACCTCATCGGCAACGCGCTGCGCTACACGCCGCGCGGAGGAGCCGTCACCGTTCGGGCCCGCGCGGCCGGCGACCGGGTGGAGCTGATCGTCGAGGACACCGGCACCGGGATCTCCCCCGAGGACCTGCCCCACGTGTTCGACCGCTTCTACAAGGCGAAGGATTCGCGCGGCAGCGGGCTCGGGCTCGCGATCGTCAAAAGCCTTGTCGACGCGCACGGCGGCACGGCCTCGGCGGAGCGCCGGCCCGGCGGGGGGACGTCGATCAAGATCGTCCTGCCGCGGCGCGGCGCGGCCTGATGGCGGCGGTCGGGTCCGCGGGGCCGTCCGGATTCGAGGGTCCGTCCGGCGCGGCCGAGAACAGACAGTTGTTGATGGCCGCGCTCCGCACCGACGGTCAACCGCCCCTCGCCGCCGACGTCGTCGTCGCCGGCGGCGGCAACGCCGCGCTCTGCGCCGCGATCGAGGCCTCGCTGCGCGGCGCCCGCGTGCTGCTGCTTGAGCGCGCGCCGGAGTACCTGCGCGGCGGCAACAGCCGGCACACCCGCAACATCCGCTACCTCCACGACGAGCGCACGGCGTACGTGACGGGCCCGTACCCGCGGGAGGAGTTCCTCGACGACCTGCTGCGGGTCGGCGGCAGCGCGACCAACACGCCGTTCGCCGAGACGACGATCGAGGAGTCGCGCCGCGTCCCGGAGTGGATGGCCCGCCAGGGTGTGCGCTGGCAGCAGCCGCTGCGCGGGACGCTGCACCTGTCGCGGACCAATCTGTTTTTTTTGGGCGGCGGGAAGGCGCTCGTCAACACCTATTACGACCGGGTGCTGCGGCTCGGCGTCCGCGTCTGCTACAACGCCGCGGTCACCGGTGTCGAGGACCGCGGCGGGGCGGGATGCGCGGCGCTCGCGGAGATCGCCGGCGTCCGGCGCACGATTCCGTGCCGGGCGCTGATCGCCGCGGCCGGCGGGTTCGAGGCCAACATCGGCTGGCTGACCCGCTACTGGGGCGAGGCGGCCCGCCGGTTTTTGATCCGCGGCACACCGTACAACGACGGCACGCTCCTCGCCGCGCTGCTCGAGCGCGGGGCGCAACCGGTGGGCGATCCGAAGGGGTTTCACGCGCTCGCGATCGACGCGCGGTCCCCGCAGTTCGACGGCGGCATCGTCACGCGGGTCGACTCGCTGCCGTTCGGCATCGTCGTGAACCGTGAGGGCCGGCGCTTCTACGACGAGGGCGAAGACATCTGGCCGAAACGCTACGCGATCTGGGGCGGGCTCGTCGCCGCGCAGCCGGACCAGACCGCCTACTCCGTGTTCGACGCGAAGGCGTGGGGCCGGTTCATCCCTCCCGCCTACCCGCCGTACCGCGCGGAAACGATCCCGGCCCTCGCCGCGCAGCTCGACCTCAACCGGGACCAGTTCCTAGCGACGGTGGAGGACTTCAACCGCGGCGCGCCGGCGGTGCGGCGGATTGACATGAGCAGGCTGGACGGCTCGGCCACGTCCGGCGTCGCGCCGCCGAAGACCAACTGGGCGTCGCGCCTCGACACGCCGCCGTTCTTCGCGTTTCCGGTGCGGCCGGGGATCACCTTTACCTACCTTGGTGTGACGGTGGACGCGCGGACGCGCGTCCTCACCGCGTCCGGCGCGGCGATGCCGCACGTCTACGCCGCCGGCGAGTGCATGTCCGGCAACATTCTGCTCCGCGGATACCTCGGCGGCTTCGGCCTGACGATCGGCACCGTGTCGGGGCGGATCGCCGGCCGCGAGGCCGCGGCGCACGCGATGGGCCGCGACGCCGGGGCGGCCGCGGGCGCGGTGGACCGTGTACGAGCCTGAGTTTCTGCGCGAGGCGCAGCGCCAGCTCGGTGTCTGCAACGCGTGCCGCTACTGCGAGGGCTTCTGCGCGGTGTTTCCGGCGCTCGAGCTGCGCGCGGAGGTCGCCGCGGGCGACCTGACGTATCTCGCCAACCTCTGTCACGACTGCCGGGACTGCTACACCGCGTGCATGTTCACGCCGCCGCACGAGTTCGCCGTCAACATTCCGAAGGTGCTGGCGGACGCGCGCGTGCGGACATACGAGCACTACAGCCGGCCCCGCGGGGCGGCGGGGTTGTTCCGGCGGAGCGTCGCGGGCACGGCCGCGTTCTCCCTCGGCGGGATCGCCGCGGTGTGGCTGCTCGTCGCCGCGTTCATGGGCCCGGGCGTTCTCACCGCGGCCCACCGCGGGCCGGGCGCGTTCTACGCGGTGGCGCCGTGGCTCGCCATCACCGTGCCGGCCCTCGCGGTCGGGCTCTACGGCGCGTGGGTCGCGCTTGCCGGCGCGGCGGAGTTTGCCCGCGATATTCGGGCCAGGCCGGGGCCGCCGGGTGCGGCACCGAACGCGGCGGCCGCCGTCTGGCGGGCGACGCTGGACGCGGTGACGCTGCGGTTTCTCAAAGGCGGCGGCGCGGGCTGCTACTATCCGCGGGAGCGAGGGTCATCGCGGCGGCGCCTCCTGCACCACTGCGTCGCCGGCGGATTCGGGCTGGCGTTCGTCTCGACGACGATCGCGGCGATCGAGCAGGACATCGTCGGCCGCATGCCGCCCTATCCGCTGCTGAGCCTGCCGGTGGTGTTCGGCACGGCGGGCGGCGTGCTGCTGATCGCCGGGACCACCGGGTTGCTGGTCCTGAAGGCGCGCAGCGAGGCGGAGCCGGCGTCGGCGGTAATGACGGCGATGGACTACGCGTTCCTGGTGCTCCTCGACCTCGTCGCGATCACCGGGATGCTGCTGCTCGTGCTGCGCGACACACGCCTCATGCCGCCGCTGCTGGTGGTGCACCTCGGTCTGCTGGCGGGATTGTTCATCACGGCGCCGTACGGCAAGTTCATCCACTTCGTCTACCGGTACCTCGCGCTCGCCCGGCACGCGTCCGAAGAGATGCTCGACGCGGCGCAGGCGACCGGGACCGGCGCCTGAAGGCGGGATCAGGGGGGACGCGCATGCGCTGGATTGCCACGGCAACGGGTGCCGTCGTCTTTATCGCGGTGATCTCGGGTGCGGCGGTCGGCCAGCAGCCGATCCGCGGCGGGACGGCCGTCTTCGCGGTGGACACCGATCCGCCGACGCTCAACACCGCGCTCACGACCGGGGCGACGGACGACCAGATCGGCACCCCGATCGAAGGCCAGCTGCTGCTCCTCAACGCCGACGGCAGCGTCCACCCGGCGCTGGCCGAGTCGTGGCTCGTCACGGCGGACGGCAAGACGATCACGTTCCGGATCCGCCGCGGCGTCACGTTTCAGGACGGAACGCCGCTCACGTCCGCGGACGTGAAGTACACGTTCGAGAGCGTGCTCGGCAGGTACCATCCGCAGGCGTCCAAGGCCTTCGCGTTCGTCGCGTCGGTCGAGACGCTGGATCCCTACACGGTCGTCGTCCGCTTCAAAGAACCGTACGGCCCGTTCCTGCACCTGGTCGCCGGGGCGCCGGTGCTGTCGCGGAAGCTGTACGAAGGGACCGACGTCGTGACCAACCCCTACAACCTGAAGCCGAACGGCGCGGGACCCTTCAAGCTGCAGGAATGGGTGCGCGGCGACCATATCACGCTCGTCCGAAACGACGGCTATTACGAGCGCGGGCTCCCGTACCTCGACCGGATCGTGTTCAAGATGATCCCAAACCCGCACGCGCGGACCGTCGCGATCCAGACCGGCGACATCGATTACATCCACGACTATTACTTCAACCGGGCGGATTACAATCTCGTCGCCCACCGGCGGGACATCGTCACGAAGCTCGACCCGGGCTTTCCGGAGGACGATCTGATGATCTTCAACATTCGCAAGGCGCCGCTTTCGGACCGGCGCGTGCGGCAGGCGATCGCCCGCGCGATCGACCGGCAGGCGCTGATCGACCGGGTATATCGCGGGCTCGGCGGCGTGAGCCGCAGCGCGATCGACG
It encodes:
- a CDS encoding urea carboxylase-associated family protein, which translates into the protein MVPPRGGAAFFVRRGGRFRITDLEGRQVSDLVVFSKDDPTERLSQGNTRKLNNTWLLTTGHRLYSTKCRPLLTIVADTVGRHDLQSSACSPYDYPIRFGVTDHPSCLAILSDVLEPHGVPEYLIPDPFNVFMNTEISADGRIEVRAPLSKPGDYIEFEADVDCLVAMTACPQDQNACNGYRITPLQLEIVDR
- a CDS encoding glucosamine-6-phosphate deaminase, with amino-acid sequence MTAVRTLRVDRLAVEVHATRGEMGRAAAARAAARLRAALDERGGARALFASAPSQIEFLRALSETPGIDWGRVTAFHVDEYLGFPARAPQAFGQFLRERIFDRVHPGAVHFIDGNAPDPPAEAARYTGLLRAGPIDLACIGVGENGHIAFNEPGDTDFDDPRLLRVVALNDRSRRQQVTDGCFETPDAVPAQALTLTVPAIMRAAAIACVVPGPSKRAAVREMLRGPISPGCPASVLRRHPDAVLYADVEAAAGVS
- a CDS encoding alpha/beta fold hydrolase; translation: MSPACAGPVRGPDWLPIVLVPGLLCTPRLYADQLTALWRFGQVTVADHARDDSVAGIARRLLAAAPPRFALVGLSMGGYTAFEVMRQEPDRVVRLALLDTAARADTPEQSERRRGLMALARDGRFAEVLEPLFLSWVHRDHRADDGLRRIVRRMAEDTGPDAFIRQQTAIMSRPDSRPGLGAIRCPTLVLVGDGDESTPPDRAVEIAEGIPGSRLVTIPEAGHLTTLEQPGRVNQALLGWLQS
- a CDS encoding RidA family protein, whose protein sequence is MTGIERISLEGVLPPPVSHYCDAVRAGDIVYISGMVAMDRDARVVGAGDAARQTEQIFENIAKVLARVGADASRITSVLIHLTNMADRTRINPVRIRFFGEHRPASTLVQVGALIHPDLLVEVTCTAYLGP
- a CDS encoding phosphodiester glycosidase family protein, which produces MHGLPWSVGRGNPARAPARTNSPDGRTMLLIAVDGRQRHLSVGLTQPQLAGYMRWLGAYQAMEFDSGGSVTMALRLPWRSAPAVVNSPSDGHERPVANALLIFSMPAANSR
- a CDS encoding TfoX/Sxy family protein produces the protein MKWKKSPEALVRTFNTMVPGDPDVERRKMFGYPAAFVAGNLFMSLFQESLVLRLGDEDRAVFLKLDGASHFEPMPGRAMREYVTAPPALLTRPKSLAPWIRRSLDYARSIPPKAAKRRLPARGAGGGAGRRTVRSR
- a CDS encoding OsmC family protein; this encodes MPAVRRADVVWQGDLFSGSGAVSAGSSGVFKELPVSWASRTEAPGGRTSPEELLAAAHAGCFAMALSFGLANAKTPPTRLEVSASVTFDRVGEGFKVVSSALTVRGRVSGLDQEGFRKAAEAAKDGCPISQALKGNVQLSVQATLEK
- a CDS encoding aspartate dehydrogenase; translated protein: MPARVGIAGFGAIGRAVAGGLDRGVPGATLAAVTSRDLEKTRDAAQAFLRRVPPVVPLDELVRRSGVIVEAAPAAAFDEIATAALGAGKVLLVASVGALVADHERYAGLARRGGGTLHVVSGAIGGLDAISAAAVGSVESVTMTTRKPPRGLAGAPYLEAHGIDVAALTEPRVVFEGSAREACRGFPANVNVSAAVSLAGIGPDRTRVRIIADPSLDRNTHDVEVAGDFGRFTVHIENRPSANPRTGVLTAMSILATIRKLTSPFRVGS
- a CDS encoding zinc-dependent alcohol dehydrogenase family protein — its product is MRAMLLDAPKTRLRPADVPPPEPSASQVLLRVHACAVCRTDLHILDGELPRPKLPLILGHQIVGTVVSAGAEAAPFRAGDRVGVPWLGWTDGTCAYCRGGRENLCDNARFTGYQIDGGYAEYTAADHRYCFPIPAGYPDLAAAPLLCGGLIGYRALRMTDGAKRLGLYGFGSAAHMIIQVARWQNRRVYAFTSPGDAAAQQFARSLGATWAGGSLEAPPEPLDAAIIFAPVGPLVPAALRAVAKGGSVVCAGIHMSDIPAFPYDLLWEERVVRSVANLTRQDGLEFLDLAPRVPVRADIHTFSLEDANEALDALRHGRVKGTAVLTIAC
- a CDS encoding cold-shock protein, coding for MATGTVKWFNAEKGYGFITPENGAKDLFVHFSAIQADGYKTLTEGQKVEYEATQGQKGPQASNVRVIG
- a CDS encoding response regulator transcription factor, producing MPKILVVDDEPKIVKIARDYLERAGFRVVTASDGPAVLPAVRAEKPDLVVLDLALPGQDGLDVTRALRRESDVPVIMLTARADEADRLIGLELGADDYIVKPFSPKELVARVRAVLRRWDGARGGPAAIRAGDLVLDVAKMEATLAGRVLALTPTEFQLLAYLARQPGRVFTRGQMLEAVRGFAVESYERAIDSHVKNIRRKVEADPHRPRYVLTVPGIGYKFADL